Within Serratia odorifera, the genomic segment ACCAAACGTTCCTGACCACTGCGTAAACGGCAGGTTGCTGGTCAGGATCACGCTGCCTGACTCATACCGTTTAGCGACAACCTGGAAGAACAGGTTCGCCTCCATTTTGCCGAACGGCAGATAGCCCACTTCGTCGATGATCAACAACTTAGGCTTACCTACGACGCGGTTCAGGTAGCCCTTCAGATCACCCTGACGGTGTGACGCCATCAGTTGCAGCATCATATCGGCGGCGGTGATGAACCGAATGCTTAAACCCGCCATCGCGGCTTTATAGCCAATCGCGGTCGCCAGGTGCGTCTTGCCGACGCCAGAAGGCCCGAGCAGGACAACGTTCTCCTGACGCTCTATAAATGCAAGACCCGCTAACTCCTGGATCTGGCTTCGTGGAACGCCGCTGGCATAGGCGTAATCGAACTGCTCCAGTGTTTTTATCACCGGCAGGCCTGATAACCGCAAAATGGTCTGCCGACGCCGTTCGTTCAGGCCATCATGCTGGAGCTGCAAAACGGCTTCCAGGAAGTCGGCATGTGTGCCGCTGTTGTCGATGGTCGCCTGTGCCACACCGGGCCACTCTGCCGGCAGGCGGTCGAGCTTGAGTTGTTCGCAAAGCGCTGTAATACGATCATGCTGAAGGTTCATGCTGGCACCTCCAGCAAGGCCTGATACGTTGCAAGAGGATGTTGCAGGCTCTCGGTCGGCAGCGGACGCTGCTTGAGTGTTGGGACGGGGGCAGGCAATGCCAACGTCACCTTCGGTAACGGCAATAATGCTGCGCGTTCGCGCGGCATGCGCTGCTC encodes:
- the istB gene encoding IS21-like element helper ATPase IstB yields the protein MNLQHDRITALCEQLKLDRLPAEWPGVAQATIDNSGTHADFLEAVLQLQHDGLNERRRQTILRLSGLPVIKTLEQFDYAYASGVPRSQIQELAGLAFIERQENVVLLGPSGVGKTHLATAIGYKAAMAGLSIRFITAADMMLQLMASHRQGDLKGYLNRVVGKPKLLIIDEVGYLPFGKMEANLFFQVVAKRYESGSVILTSNLPFTQWSGTFGDDETLTAAMLDRLLHHAHIAQISGQSYRLKDKLKSGQLQKKTKATALE